One Aspergillus oryzae RIB40 DNA, chromosome 2 genomic window carries:
- a CDS encoding uncharacterized protein (predicted protein), with the protein METPLADLAIIGAGWHGLAAAKTALALDPSVNLVVLDSAASVGGVWAEERLYAELRTNNRLGSYEYGDFPMRDIIPGLVKPGEHMAGRAMHEYLKAYAAHFGIRDKIKLNCKVDSVEYCERGDGGGKEWVIKCTTTTEPGHEKSNTIRTRKLILATGLTSQPRIPTFSGQQSFGAPLFHAKEFARYQGTLFAKPSNDNTGDQHEGASDDHRPITVLGGSKSAWDTVYACASKGHRVNWVIRPSGTGPAWVSPAAVFSPINLLLESLPVVRALGWFSPCAWVSHPIRNFLHGTWLGSIIVRLFWASLEWDMVRVNRYSDHEETAKLRPWFKPIWIGTAVSIINFPGDIFRLIRRGLVKVHIADIERLQPYKVVLSNGGDMLDTRALILCTGWKVSPGIRFLPGGTEQEMGFPWAADPIDQELVRQARKDIYTRLPMLHSGPERRTYHTKDAEGQTHTNETILHPFRLARFIVPPGLWDDHCIAFLGTVTTFNTPLVAEVQALWALVYLNHGSELHHHHQGKESIINETALHTEFCALRSPAGHGVRTADFVFEIMPYLDLLLGDLGLKSARKGSWWKNLFVPHQPKDYAGLVEEWKRRRSISQDGRKVKVT; encoded by the exons ATGGAAACGCCACTAGCTGATCTGGCCATAATTGGTGCTG GCTGGCACGGTCTCGCGGCCGCCAAAACAGCCCTCGCGCTCGATCCCAGTGTCAATCTGGTGGTTCTGGATTCCGCCGCTTCAGTGGGGGGTGTCTGGGCAGAGGAACGCTTATATGCGGAACTCAGGACGAACAACCGACTGGGATCATACGAATATGGTGACTTTCCTATGAGGGACATCATTCCCGGTTTGGTGAAACCCGGTGAGCATATGGCAGGCAGAGCGATGCATGAATATCTGAAAGCGTACGCTGCCCACTTCGGGATCCGCGACAAAATCAAGTTGAATTGCAAGGTTGACAGCGTGGAATACTGCGAGAGAGGTGAtggagggggaaaggagtGGGTCATTAAAtgcacaacaacaacagaacCAGGACACGAGAAGAGCAATACCATACGGACGCGGAAACTGATACTTGCTACGGGCCTTACCTCGCAGCCGCGTATTCCTACATTCTCTGGCCAGCAATCTTTTGGCGCGCCATTGTTCCACGCAAAAGAATTCGCCCGTTACCAAGGCACCCTCTTCGCTAAACCCAGCAATGACAACACAGGCGACCAACATGAAGGCGCTAGTGACGACCACAGACCAATAACGGTACTCGGCGGAAGCAAGTCCGCGTGGGACACTGTCTACGCCTGCGCATCAAAAGGACACCGCGTCAACTGGGTCATTAGACCGTCTGGGACTGGGCCCGCGTGGGTGAGCCCAGCCGCTGTTTTCTCGcccatcaacctcctcctcgaaaGCCTCCCTGTTGTGCGTGCCTTGGGCTGGTTCAGCCCCTGCGCCTGGGTGAGCCACCCGATACGCAACTTCTTACATGGGACATGGCTGGGCAGTATTATTGTGCGTCTGTTCTGGGCCTCCCTGGAGTGGGATATGGTTCGGGTCAATCGTTACAGCGATCACGAGGAGACGGCGAAGCTAAGACCCTGGTTTAAGCCTATCTGGATCGGAACCGCGGTGAGTATTATCAATTTCCCGGGTGATATCTTTAGATTGATCCGGCGGGGACTAGTGAAGGTGCATATTGCCGATATTGAGCGGCTACAGCCTTATAAGGTCGTTCTGTCCAACGGCGGCGACATGCTGGACACGAGGGCACTTATCCTGTGCACAGGCTGGAAAGTATCTCCAGGGATTCGGTTCTTGCCGGGTGGAACCGAACAAGAGATGGGCTTCCCGTGGGCTGCGGACCCAATTGATCAGGAGCTCGTTAGGCAGGCCCGCAAAGACATATACACGCGTCTGCCCATGCTCCACAGCGGCCCAGAGAGAAGGACCTACCACACGAAGGACGCGGAGGGTCAAACACACACCAATGAAACCATTCTGCACCCCTTCCGTCTCGCGCGCTTCATTGTCCCCCCAGGACTATGGGACGACCATTGCATCGCCTTCCTAGGAACCGTAACCACGTTCAACACGCCCTTGGTTGCCGAAGTGCAAGCCCTGTGGGCACTAGTCTACCTTAACCATGGCTCTGagcttcaccatcatcatcaaggcaaGGAGTCAATAATCAACGAAACAGCACTACACACAGAGTTCTGTGCGCTGCGCTCCCCGGCGGGCCATGGGGTGCGGACTGCGGACTTTGTCTTTGAAATCATGCCGTATTTGGATCTCTTGCTTGGGGATTTGGGCTTGAAGTCTGCAAGGAAGGGGTCGTGGTGGAAAAATTTGTTTGTTCCGCATCAGCCGAAGGATTATgcggggttggtggaggagtggaAACGTCGACGATCTATATCCCAGGACGGGAGGAAGGTCAAGGTTACTTAG
- a CDS encoding uncharacterized protein (predicted protein), which yields MSGLLKEAFMLTPLNRNQHSMAHWTSTSQEYAPQGGKAQPTTPARLDPEAKTFTNPVFEAVSPGGYRRVFSLGYLILCTLVYLLCLFFVNILARKRLSLDPDVA from the exons ATGAGTGGGCTTTTGAAAGAAGCTTTTATGCTTACACCGCTGAACCGTAACCAGCATTCCATGGCTCACTGGACATCAACATCTCAAGAGTATGCCCCACAGGGCGGCAAGGCTCAGCCCACGACCCCTGCTCGGCTGGACCCAGAAGCCAAGACTTTCACTAATCCAGTATTCGAGGCCGTCTCGCCAGGAGGGTACCGTCGTGTGTTCTCTCTTGGCTATCTCATATTATGTACTCT GGTATATTTGTtgtgtttgttctttgtcAACATTCTAGCCCGAAAGAGGCTTAGCTTAGACCCAGACGTTGCTTAG
- a CDS encoding uncharacterized protein (predicted protein) — protein MSFDSTEEKTRGFSHPIYSSHKFKMSQQQQHYPSHNAPAPPPYTGQYQPMPPNPQYGYPPQPYASHPQPMMGNPQYPPQPHHTQSAMRSLKIEFSSWTSRHLAINDVGQGSLLYTVDLHNRNPQMEFKNVATNNTIATVHMRSLKPEMDIKLHGRDIHLRVHRSMKPETTYHSIAFPTMSFTWKTTSAWKFLSFECVDQNKVTVARFTPASSCSMRKFGQLDILLPQATSGAAMDELMLTGVSFMYYQYLSHTRNTTVAVTA, from the coding sequence ATGTCTTTTGATTCAACCGAGGAGAAAACCAGAGGGTTCTCGCACCCGATATACTCATCTCACAAATTCAAGATGtcacagcaacagcaacactatCCTAGTCACAATgcaccagcaccacctcCGTATACTGGACAATATCAGCCGATGCCACCAAACCCTCAATATGGATACCCTCCCCAGCCGTATGCCAGTCATCCACAACCAATGATGGGCAATCCCCAGTACCCTCCTCAGCCGCATCACACCCAGAGTGCAATGCGCTCCCTGAAAATCGAGTTCTCCAGTTGGACATCAAGACACCTAGCAATCAATGATGTCGGGCAAGGCTCGTTGCTCTATACGGTCGACCTACACAACCGAAACCCACAGATGGAATTCAAGAATGTCGCAACGAACAATACCATCGCCACGGTGCATATGCGGTCTTTGAAGCCAGAAATGGACATCAAGCTCCATGGTCGTGATATTCATCTTCGCGTCCACCGCTCCATGAAACCCGAGACAACGTATCACTCAATCGCGTTTCCCACCATGTCTTTTACATGGAAGACCACTAGTGCCTGGAAGTTCCTCAGTTTTGAATGTGTGGACCAGAACAAGGTCACCGTTGCCAGGTTCACgccggcttcttcttgctctatGCGCAAGTTCGGTCAATTGGACATTCTGCTCCCGCAGGCTACCAGCGGAGCCGCTATGGATGAACTGATGCTCACGGGCGTGTCCTTTATGTATTACCAATATCTAAGCCATACGCGGAACACCACTGTCGCTGTCACTGCCTAA
- a CDS encoding Zn(II)2Cys6 transcription factor domain-containing protein (predicted protein), with protein sequence MPGVPSGRACEGCRRQKKKCDEKQPTCGRCLRLNIPCIGSGQRRFKFQQEYTIPIMVKKGKIKGQSPKDQTSSSSDEERTEVSRVSPHPSSALTVLTQAFVQAIHPSTDIRWNLAWMYGGFLRDVPARLGTNEALDTAADAVICMHREFCTSRKVSVKGLSKYGRALNTLHTYLDDPVKAASTDTLCAVTILLLCQGFLPGQGKVQSGHAEGAAQILKARKNFRPRDDFEAKLLLTLRGPVLFEGLFVSSIDLSGEEYESLVESDLDAGTPDGHMMRCLARVPGIRDRIASTMPGDAEFESLRHETRALYESYQPILTALQARTTSIETPLATGSMYRMCTLLHAQYQRMYGLGLTVAIILNCLARALDPDDPTLPVESTYFAQEIVLLSDTQVAFRPLGSFYMLVCLLTARVGTADKIIRATVEKALDDYQRDFDGGCAAETIAEFEEKVRHVSVFSANEEDNAVSRLEYTTLVEV encoded by the exons ATGCCAGGAGTACCATCAGGAAGAGCGTGTGAAGGCTGTCGTcgccagaagaagaag TGTGATGAGAAACAACCAACCTGTGGACGATGTCTCCGATTAAACATACCATGTATTGGATCGGGACAGCGGAGATTCAAGTTCCAGCAGGAGTATACCATCCCGATAATggtgaagaaaggaaagatcaAGGGACAGTCGCCCAAGGATCAGACAAGCTCTAGCAGCGACGAGGAGCGTACAGAAGTGTCCCGGGTGTCCCCACACCCAAGCAGTGCCCTGACGGTATTAACCCAAGCGTTTGTCCAAGCTATACACCCGTCAACGGACATCCGATGGAATCTTGCGTGGATGTATGGAGGTTTTCTGCGGGATGTGCCTGCTCGACTGGGCACAAACGAGGCCCTGGACACCGCCGCGGATGCAGTGATCTGTATGCATAGGGAGTTCTGTACCTCCCGGAAGGTGTCTGTTAAGGGGCTCAGTAAGTATGGTCGTGCTTTAAATACCCTCCATACCTATCTGGATGACCCGGTCAAGGCGGCCAGCACCGACACGCTATGCGCGGTCACGATACTCTTGCTCTGCCAG GGTTTCCTCCCCGGTCAGGGTAAAGTGCAGTCGGGCCATGCAGAGGGGGCTGCACAGATTCTGAAGGCACGGAAGAATTTCCGACCCCGAGATGACTTCGAGGCAAAGCTACTGCTGACGCTGCGTGGTCCTGTG CTCTTCGAAGGTCTATTCGTCAGCAGCATTGACCTTAGCGGCGAGGAGTATGAAAGTCTGGTTGAAAGCGACCTTGATGCGGGCACACCAGACGGGCATATGATGCGTTGTCTTGCCCGAGTGCCAGGGATCCGAGACCGCATCGCATCGACGATGCCGGGTGATGCTGAGTTTGAATCACTACGACACGAAACTCGGGCCCTCTACGAGAGCTATCAACCAATCCTGACGGCATTACAAGCTAGAACGACTTCGATCGAGACCCCGCTTGCCACCGGGTCCATGTATCGTATGTGCACACTGCTTCATGCCCAGTATCAACGCATGTACGGCCTTGGTCTTACTGTGGCTATTATCCTGAACTGTTTGGCCCGGGCATTGGACCCAGACGACCCTACGCTTCCCGTGGAATCGACTTATTTCGCGCAGGAGATTGTCCTTTTGTCGGATACTCAGGTCGCATTTCGTCCCTTGGGGTCCTTTTACATGCTGGTCTGCTTGTTGACAGCGAGAGTGGGCACTGCGGACAAGATCATCCGGGCTACGGTGGAAAAGGCGCTGGATGACTATCAGCGCGACTTCGATGGGGGATGTGCCGCTGAGACGATTGCAGAATTTGAGGAAAAGGTACGGCACGTGTCGGTCTTTTCTGCGAATGAAGAGGACAATGCAGTGAGTCGCTTGGAGTATACTACTTTAGTTGAAGTCTAG
- a CDS encoding TspO/MBR family protein (peripheral-type benzodiazepine receptor and related proteins), which yields MAWSIALPREVFTSPILSVTTPTTVGMLVGYLVNRAGGTKQTYKSLQKPAFYPPAWLFAPMWTVLYGVMGYAAHHATVAGYSALTSSTAAQSLGTNWETLYTTQLALNYLWMPLFFGIRRPAWALADILLLGGNVAALMQTWWKTDRTAFWLMVPYAGWLGFATYLNAGVGVLNKWTIGEKPKDQ from the exons ATGGCCTGGTCGATAGCACTTCCCCGAGAGGTCTTCACCTCTCCAATCCTTTCCGTCACAACGCCTACCACGGTCGGCATGTTGGTCGGCTATCTGGTCAATC GCGCGGGAGGAACCAAACAAACCTACAAATCACTCCAAAAGCCGGCCTTCTACCCGCCGGCATGGCTCTTCGCCCCAATGTGGACTGTCCTCTACGGGGTCATGGGATATGCCGCTCACCACGCGACAGTGGCCGGATATAGCGCCCTGACTTCCTCCACCGCTGCACAGAGCTTGGGTACGAATTGGGAAACGCTGTATACAACACAGCTAGCACTCAACTACCTCTGGATgcccctcttcttcggcatccGTCGCCCTGCCTGGGCGTTGGCGGATATACTACTCTTGGGTGGGAACGTGGCGGCGCTGATGCAGACCTGGTGGAAGACAGATCGGACCGCCTTCTGGCTCATGGTCCCCTACGCCGGGTGGCTCGGATTTGCGACATATCTCAATGCCGGTGTGGGTGTATTGAACAAGTGGACTATCGGAGAAAAGCCGAAGGATCAGTAA
- a CDS encoding Zn(II)2Cys6 transcription factor (predicted protein): MNHRSPDVQRQEIDRVLQLKRKQREAKACYPCRQRKVKCDSGHPCRTCQKRGHPHICAYDVSKDSSRHSFPRSGRVDPVHASPSHRPAGIASPLTPSPSALNGAETERAQPLDGPSPSGAAPRSGSTSRDRSSDYVFSGKNSVVSILRLQDPDGSIAREAGSVLGLQNTYEYYPFLDIKTPTDRWCALLDILPQRTEILKFFHHYRLSAHPFNPILVDIDGVESAICTYLESVASGELSNPNKISERWSSDKSIGHISLLLATLASGAHFSDLENPQRSEVCQDLAWALLGTTVRLAQALGLHTERGTSHLPESVRSKAKKLWSMTVWQDCLLSLCYDRPPVVSISGWQQSIGPTPALALSFTDVMHFLCQLGLDIAKVQEPEHWDLTRATELLSALDNVYSRAQPHLLSREHCHCLQEHQEHLALRMHMSFCVSVLCRPTIRSSPSRLDDPHYSRLRLRAKDSLIFKL; encoded by the exons ATGAATCACCGCAGTCCCGATGTGCAGCGCCAAGAGATCGACCGTGTGCTGCAACTAAAGCGGAAGCAGCGCGAGGCTAAGGCCTGTTATCCTTGTCGCCAGCGCAAAGTCAAGTGCGATAGTGGTCATCCTTGCAGAACATGTCAAAAGCGTGGCCATCCACACATCTGTGCTTATGATGTGTCGAAGGACTCGTCGCGACACTCATTCCCCCGGTCGGGGAGGGTGGATCCCGTTCATGCATCACCGTCACATCGACCAGCCGGCATTGCTTCCCCGCTGACTCCATCACCGTCGGCACTTAATGGAGCGGAGACCGAGCGAGCGCAACCGCTGGATGGGCCTTCACCATCGGGAGCCGCTCCACGTTCGGGGTCGACTAGCCGTGATCGCTCGTCTGATTATGTCTTCTCTGGGAAGAACTCTGTGGTTTCCATCCTTCGGCTGCAAGACCCCGACGGGTCTATCGCGCGAGAGGCAGGGTCTGTGTTGGGCCTGCAGAACACATACGAGTATTATCCGTTCCTTGACATCAAGACTCCCACAGACCGTTGGTGTGCACTTCTGGACATACTTCCTCAGAGGACGGAGATCTTAAA ATTTTTTCATCACTATCGCTTGTCTGCACACCCTTTCAATCCGATCTTGGTAGATATTGATGGGGTTGAATCCGCCATATGCACCTATCTGGAGTCTGTTGCATCCGGGGAATTGAGTAACCCAAACAAAATCTCGGAGCGCTGGTCTTCCGACAAGTCCATTGGCCATATCAGTCTCCTTTTGGCGACCTTGGCTTCCGGTGCTCACTTCTCGGATCTTGAAAACCCACAACGCTCGGAAGTATGCCAGGATCTCG CCTGGGCTTTGCTGGGGACTACCGTCCGCTTAGCCCAAGCTCTCGGCTTACACACCGAACGCGGCACTTCACATTTACCAGAAAGTGTCCGTTCgaaggccaagaagctaTG GTCCATGACTGTTTGGCAGGACTGCTTATTGAGCCTCTGTTATGACCGTCCACCAGTGGTCTCCATCTCGGGTTGGCAGCAGAGCATTGGCCCCACACCTGCACTCGCATTGTCATTTACGGATGTGATGCATTTCCTTTGTCAGCTGGGCCTCGATATTGCCAAGGTTCAGGAGCCTGAGCATTGGGATTTGACGCGCGCCACTGAGCTATTGAGTGCGTTAGATAATGTTTACAGTCGTGCCCAGCCTCATCTACTCTCTCGAGAGCATTGCCATTGCCTACAGGAGCACCAGGAGCATCTTGCCCTACGGATGCACATGTCATTTTGCGTGTCAGTGCTCTGTCGGCCGACCATCCGAAGTTCTCCAAGCCGCTTGGATGACCCTCATTATAGTCGCCTACGACTCCGAGCCAAGGATAGCCTT ATTTTCAAACTTTGA
- a CDS encoding UbiD family decarboxylase (3-polyprenyl-4-hydroxybenzoate decarboxylase and related decarboxylases), translating into MAAINEVDHSFRAFVEALKADDDLVEINTEIDSNLEAAAITRLVCETDDKAPLFNNLKGMGKNGLFRILGAPGSLRKSKRDRYGRLARHLALPPTASMKEILDKMLSASQLPPIDPKIVETGPVKDNSLEGDEIDLTALPVPMVHKSDGGKYLQTYGMHVVQSPDGKWTNWSIARAMVKDKNHLTGLVIEPQHIWQIHQMWKKEGKDVPWALCFGVPPAAIMASSMPIPDGVTEAGYVGAMTGRALELVKCDTNHLYVPANAEIVLEGTLSITETADEGPFGEMHGYVFPGDSHKCPVYKVNKITYRTDAILPMSACGRLTDETHTMIGSLAAAEIRKICQLAGLPITDTFSPFEAQVTWVALKVDTAKLRQMKLAPKELQKWVGDVVFNHKAGYTIHRLVLVGDDIDPYEWKDVMWAFATRCRPNADEMFFEDVRGFPLIPYMGHGTGSPTKGGKVVSDALMPTEYTTGADWEAADFEHSYPEEIKAKVRANWEALGFRKQD; encoded by the coding sequence ATGGCCGCGATTAACGAAGTCGATCATTCCTTCCGCGCCTTTGTCGAAGCCCTCAAGGCCGACGATGACTTGGTCGAGATCAACACCGAGATCGACTCTAACCTGGAAGCCGCCGCGATCACTCGTCTTGTCTGCGAGACCGATGACAAAGCCCCCCTCTTCAATAACCTCAAAGGCATGGGAAAGAATGGCCTCTTCCGTATCCTGGGCGCTCCGGGCTCTCTCAGAAAGTCCAAACGTGACCGCTACGGCCGGCTCGCCCGCCACCTGGCGCTGCCTCCTACTGCCAGCATGAAGGAAATCCTTGACAAGATGCTCTCCGCCTCTCAGCTACCTCCCATTGACCCTAAGATTGTAGAGACTGGTCCTGTGAAGGACAATTCCCTTGAAGGCGACGAAATCGACCTCACTGCGCTCCCAGTGCCCATGGTGCACAAGTCTGACGGCGGCAAATATCTACAAACATACGGAATGCATGTCGTGCAGTCTCCTGATGGAAAGTGGACGAACTGGTCTATCGCCCGTGCGatggtcaaggacaagaaccATTTGACAGGCCTGGTTATTGAGCCCCAGCATATTTGGCAAATCCACCAGATGTGgaaaaaggagggaaaggatgtCCCGTGGGCTCTATGCTTCGGAGTTCCTCCTGCCGCTATCATGGCATCATCGATGCCCATCCCGGATGGTGTAACTGAGGCTGGCTACGTTGGTGCCATGACTGGTCGCGCCTTGGAGCTCGTCAAGTGCGACACCAACCATCTCTACGTCCCTGCCAATGCGGAGATTGTCCTCGAGGGTACCCTCTCCATCACTGAAACCGCCGATGAAGGCCCCTTCGGTGAGATGCACGGCTACGTCTTCCCCGGCGATAGCCACAAGTGTCCCGTTTACAAAGTTAACAAGATCACCTACCGCACCGATGCTATCCTGCCCATGTCCGCCTGCGGTCGTCTTACCGACGAGACCCATACTATGATTGGCTCGTTGGCTGCCGCTGAGATTCGTAAAATTTGCCAACTGGCCGGCCTCCCCATCACCGAcaccttttctcccttcgaGGCACAGGTTACCTGGGTGGCTCTCAAAGTTGACACCGCAAAGCTTCGTCAAATGAAGCTAGCCCCTAAAGAGCTTCAGAAATGGGTCGGAGACGTGGTCTTTAACCACAAGGCTGGGTACACTATCCACCGCCTGGTCCTGGTTGGCGATGATATTGACCCGTATGAGTGGAAGGATGTCATGTGGGCTTTCGCAACACGGTGTCGACCCAATGCTGATGAAATGTTCTTTGAAGACGTCCGTGGTTTCCCCCTTATCCCGTATATGGGTCACGGCACGGGGTCGCCCACCAAGGGTGGTAAGGTGGTTTCCGACGCTCTGATGCCCACAGAGTATACCACAGGTGCTGATTGGGAAGCTGCTGACTTTGAGCACTCCTATCCGGAGGagatcaaggccaaggtGAGGGCCAACTGGGAGGCTTTGGGATTCAGAAAACAGGATTAA
- a CDS encoding UbiX family flavin prenyltransferase (3-polyprenyl-4-hydroxybenzoate decarboxylase) encodes MLSSFLPSGTNTSNSGHHSPDNASETQSTTQSAPLEHISTAMPPVPTKGRRKRIVVAMTGATGSILGIKVLIALRRLNIETHLVISKWAEATIKYETDYHPRNVRALADYVHNINDMAAPISSGSFKTDGMIVVPCSMKTLAAINSGFCEDLISRTADVMLKERRKLVLVARETPLSDIHLRNMLSVSQAGAIIFPPVPAYYIKAASVDELVDQSVGRMLDLFDLDTADFARWEGWKKDN; translated from the coding sequence ATgctctcctccttccttccttccgGCACCAACACATCAAACTCCGGTCATCACAGCCCCGACAATGCATCCGAAACACAATCAACCACACAGTCCGCACCACTCGAGCACATATCCACCGCAATGCCACCAGTCCCAACCAAAGGTCGACGCAAACGAATCGTCGTAGCCATGACCGGAGCCACCGGCTCAATCCTGGGAATCAAAGTCCTCATCGCCCTTCGCCGCCTCAACATCGAAACCCACCTCGTAATCAGCAAATGGGCCGAAGCAACCATAAAATACGAAACAGACTATCACCCGCGGAATGTTCGTGCCCTAGCCGACTACGTCCACAACATAAACGACATGGCGGCACCCATATCCAGCGGGTCCTTCAAGACCGACGGCATGATCGTCGTCCCATGTTCCATGAAAACACTCGCCGCTATCAACTCCGGGTTCTGTGAAGATCTCATCTCCCGGACTGCAGACGTCATGCTCAAGGAGCGCAGGAAGCTGGTTCTTGTTGCTAGGGAAACGCCTCTTAGTGATATTCATCTTCGCAATATGCTTTCTGTGTCTCAGGCTGGGGCTATTATCTTCCCGCCTGTGCCGGCGTACTATATCAAGGCGGCGTCTGTGGATGAACTTGTGGATCAGAGTGTTGGGCGCATGTTGGATCTGTTTGATCTGGATACGGCTGATTTTGCTAGATGGGAGGGTTGGAAGAAGGATAACTGA
- a CDS encoding putative isochorismatase family hydrolase (amidases related to nicotinamidase), with the protein MQLSKIFQTIALLGASVPALAWNRIDKDNAALLVIDHQVGLAQLVRDYSTNDFRNNMLAHAAIGNVFDLPTVLTTSSDTGPNGLLLKEIRDMHPNATLVQRQGEVNAWDNEEFRAAVRATGKKQLIIGGIVTEVCTAFLALSLVDEGYEVFANTEASGTFDARLAEDANRRMEKAGVTLMGIFGIVTDLMRDWRNTPGLTEVLPMLDKYQFAYGLVARHHAGAIENGTLATVESTLI; encoded by the exons ATGCAGCTCAGCAAGATCTTCCAGACCATCGCGCTCCTTGGAGCCTCTGTCCCCGCTCTGGCGTGGAACAGAATTGACAAGGACAACGCT GCCCTGCTCGTCATCGATCACCAGGTCGGTCTCGCCCAGTTGGTGCGTGACTATAGTACCAATGACTTCCGCAACAACATGCTGGCCCACGCCGCCATCGGAAACGTCTTTGACCTCCCCACTGTCTTGACCACCTCCTCTGACACCGGCCCCAACGGTCTCCTGCTCAAGGAAATCCGGGATATGCACCCCAACGCCACCCTTGTCCAGCGCCAGGGTGAGGTCAACGCCTGGGACAACGAGGAGTTCCGTGCTGCCGTCCGCGCCACTGGCAAGAAACAGCTGATCATTGGTGGTATCGTGACTGAAGTTT GCACTGCATTCCTTGCCCTTTCTCTCGTCGATGAAGGATACGAGGTCTTCGCCAACACCGAGGCCAGCGGTACTTTCGATGCCCGTCTCGCTGAGGATGCCAACCGTCGTATGGAGAAGGCCGGCGTTACTCTGATGGGCATCTTCGGTATCGTTACCGATCTCATGAGGGACTGGAGAAACACCCCTGGCTTGACCGAGGTGCTTCCTATGCTTGACAA GTACCAATTCGCTTACGGACTGGTTGCCCGCCACCATGCTGGTGCTATTGAGAATGGCACTCTGGCTACCGTCGAGTCTACCTTGATCTAA